CCTGAAagaaatggaaagaaaaaaaaaaaattttagttgCGGAAATTAACCTATCGAAACTCATATTTGGAATTTAATGATCGATTgcctcagaaaaaaatcactttgtGTAAATTCCTTTTGCTGATTTCGGATATCGAAAATATCACATTGAAGAAATAAACACTTCTCTGCCATGAATAAAGatgtggcaaaaaaaaaagatttttgcaACTCCAAGAAtcgttttttgttttttaatgattaacgCCCCACTGATAATTTgttagaataaaattttctaaacaaaACTAATTTTTCCTGTTCATATAGAGTGTAATGTCCTTCCTTTATTGACATCTGTTAtgtcaacattttttcactgccAACATCAACAGTGATGACAATATTGCAACGGTAACAAACTGACCAGGAATACTAAAATATCATCAAATCCGTTGTAACGTTAATGATCGAATTACTTGGCCCATAACAAGAAATACTTAATGGAGTCACTCACTAACGACCGAAGgtaatcaacattttttataacaatcaTCCCAGCCCCTTGGAGAGGGTAGAATTGAGGCTGGGGCAACCATTATACCACGATTTGCCAATTTGCGTAGCATCGATCAATTTCCTCGCCATTTCATCATCAGTAGAATTGATTGCTCGAAATGGCATGGAAAAAGTGAAGAGGTTAAATAAACGGTAGCAATGTATCCAACGATTTTATCACCCAATTGCCTTAAAAGACTCTGGGTAATGAGGATGGTAACAGGGAAAGTGGTGAGGGAAGGGGGTGAAAGATGGACGGTTGAATCACACATGGTTTGTGACAGTTTATTCGTgtgggagaggcagcgagattTTTCAGTTTGGCAACAACAAAATAATTGGATAATATCCGTAACTGTTGGGTGTAAAGTACTCACAGGTAATAAACGCTGAATTTCAACACTACACttgtgacaaaaaaaacgGGACATCCGAGATCCGTCTGCAACGGCTTCAGCCATGTTTTGTGTTCTACGGTCGCTTTCGACTGTAAATTGGTGACTACAAACACGCAGATATAAACTGTGATCCAAGCGATTACCACTGACCCGAAGCCAACTTCATGAATGTCGCTGCTTTTCAAAATGGCGGATAGTGCGCGctcaattttgattttctgACCGTCAAAAATACACTTAGAAATGATAACTAAGAATTTTGGGGGTTATTTAGTGCTGTTCGATgagtttttctttgttttgaggattttcaaatttttctctgaaataCCAGGAACTGATGCTCAGAGAACAGAAAATGATGGTTCTTTTGTCACTCGATCGGTGACGCTACGGGATTGAAAATCGTAGatccaaaattaaaattaaaatggcgATTTATCGGGTttggtgataaaaaaatgccTGGAGCTTCCTTTTCTTTTGTCTTCAATTGCGTTACATCCGAATTCAAGGGATTCTTTCTCatcgaaatgaatatttacacAACATTTATTGGTTTTAATGTCTTTTACTTTGTACGTTAACGacaattatattatcatacaatcattaaaattaagaAACAAAAATTCGCCCACTTGCATTTTTCACACATCTCACAATAATCAATTTTGTtcgttattttgtttattttcgtcTGGATTCAGAGATATTCTACGTCACTAACATCTCTATCTCTCGAGTCATTCTTTGGCAACTCCACTGGTTTCATCAGGTAAATGGTAAAACATCGTgttaaaattgtataaaataatatcaatgatatgaattaaattcaatcaaatacCATGAAATTTACATTTGGCATGCGCCCTTAAAagctttcaggatttttttccgaatttcTTATGAaactcaaaaatatttatcttaaTCATTCTTCGATTTTAGTACAGAGTCTAATGATGAACATGGATTGAGTAGAAAAAAGATCAAGCCGTTAAAACACATATCATCTGCATGATGATAAAATTATATcatcagtgaatttttttttcgcaaaagtCCCGAAATTCTCTCTTGACGAGAAAAACCAGCTCGCATCCTTCCTGGCCAACTCGTCTTCGATACAAATGGTTAATTACAATTGGCCTCGAATGGTCCTAGTCCTCAACCACTGAACttaaatcgattaaaaaatcttttgaACGGTTATTATATTCTTTTTCCTTAACAGTTACCTTGCTCAAGTGTTCGACATTCAATCATACATTTTCACATACTCCACTTCGTAGACATTATATTACACAGTGCATTGAAACAATCTCCATATTTCCATCGTCAAATGCAATACAATAATATAACTTTATTCCTATATaatggaaattcaaataaattccatTTACACCCTATTGAATATGATTTACATCAATGCAGCATTGAAGTGATTGGAGAAGATGAAGCCACAGAAATTATACAGATTATCTCTTGAACTAACTCTCATGAATTTATCCAAATCTTTAAATCTGAAGTCCCGAAATACCAACCACGTCGTGTATTGGTGCCTTCATAGGCTGATATGCCTAAGctttgaatatttgaaaaatcattgaaaaaaaatccaagcaTTTCTCTTCAAAATGCTCTTCAGGAATTGATAATGGGGCTTttgcataaaattttttttatatttgaaaaaattataaaaaatgaatgagaacCCTTCCTCCTTTAATTACACATTTCTTAAGTATTTGCGAGACAATCTGTACTGAATTTCTGGCTTTTATTTAGTTACCAATTCACTGCATAATAGAAAACTGGATAAGCGGTGACATGGCTCTACCCTGTCGTCAGAGTAAGTGAGCAAATAAattcaagtaaaaaatatgaaaaatatattcaactaaaaaacaaatagaatataaaaaatttatatttatcgtCTACCTAACGCCTATGGTTACCATATTTCTCATCGTTTGCCACTCTCGTTTTTaagatatttaattataataattataaaatgatTAGTAGCAACTAATTCTGAGATATCAGAGTGTAGTTCCACCGAACACATAATTACGGTATTTGTTTGTCCTTTTGTTTATGTTATGTCTGATAATTTGTTAGAAATAATTAGCAAGCATCACTAGCCACTTTTATTTGAACCTTCGATTGTAAAAACGTATATTTTTATGTGTACCCATTAGTTGTTTATACTATCGgtggtcatttttttttcattcattttctttcaatGTGCAACACGAGAAAACCAAATCATTCAATTGTTCTCGTTATTTTGGttaaaatgaaacaaaaacattgaaaaatgtgCGACAATTAACAGTGAAGATAACTGCTCGTCTTTGAGCGATAAATTCGATTCTTTAAATTAATCGATTTGTTCATTATCGAGACCACAGAAAACTATTTCCtatgattgtttttttctgtataaattaataatactgCATGAAATACTTGGCTGAATGAAGATGTGCATTGTGCATCTGTTAATTGGTAATAGTTGGAAAGGACATCttaagaattaattattcatcttgATTTTCAGAGATTATTTACTTCGTTGGTGACGATGGTTAGCTAATTAGTTCACAATCACGATCTTGTTAGACTGAATTTCTacaacaataatttatttattggggtgaggggaggggggatgcATTCAAATAGTGTTGACGGTTTTTCGGTCTATTCCCTTGATTAGTAAGGAAATGTCGGAATGGCAAGGATCAGCTATTGAAAATTGGAACTTATCGAAAACATTTATTGATTGTTTAATAATCTCGTTTCCTGTTAAGTTGTTCTCCTACTTTTCATCTCGTCGTACAATTTGTAATTATGCCAGTGGATAACTGGCCTTTGAACACTCATTATTCATGATATTCTTCaggaatgaattatttcaggTTAAAATCAATAGAAATGTCTATTCTGCAGGCAGTAGCCAGTGGATTCTAATGATGCACATTTGGCTTACTGATATATCGATTTTGACTGTTCACTGTGCGCGGTTATTTCGTACTGAGATAACATTTGATCGTTAGagttccagttttttttttgcacaatTCAGTCGATTGAATATCACCAGTGACTGAACGTCAGATTTTCAGGAGTCGATGCGTAAAATGTAGGAATTTGCATCCTTAATAAAACCTCCATTACCTTCAATAATAAAGCTATAACGAAAAGTTAAAAATCTTGGAATCGGGAATGTTTCTTTGGTTTATCTTCGTATTTGTTTAAACGTATTCTTCTAGTTAAGTGATAATGAACATTCTGAGAAATTTCTCATGGGCATTGGCATTTTTAGCAGACTTTGATCGGTATCTTCCCCTCACGTATGTAAGCAATTATATACGTGATGCTGAAGAGAACACTATCAACAATTCCACCGGAAGGAATGAGTAGGATCGAATCAGGTACCACAGGTTCTATATAAACTCCCGTTTGTGACGCGAGACTGGAATTGTTATTTACTCGACTAGTACGACTgtatttttaggaaatttctGGATTTCCTTGGGTTTtccaagaataaaaaatcatgcaacAACCCAATTCGAAGCACCACTACATCCGAGGATATTCACAAAATAACATACATCATCCTCGAGTTCTTGTCTCCTTTCATTGCACCCCGAATTCAATTATCATTAtcgttaaataataatcgagAGAACTTGAAGATCAACAACTATCAACATTCGTTTAATTATAACTGCGCTATTCCACTGAAGTCAGTTAATGTTGGCACTCAGTTATGATATTATCGTAGTCTAAATCATGATCATTTATCAGGTATGGAGCAACTGGCGTCACAATAATCCACCGatgattagaatttttccactgaatATCTCAAGAATGTCGGtattaatattataattttgtttcggaagtttaataaaatttgtgGAAGGAGGGGAAGATTTGTTAGGGGTTTAATCGTCGTCGGACGATTCCGTTGAACTTTCCGGCATGATCCAGTTGCCTCGACCCCCACTGGTCCTAGAAGAGCATTCTAATTTGTTTATAACGAATTTTGACTGAGTAATGAAGTCATTTCTTATACGCCATAAAGTTGTTCTTGCGAGAACTTGCaaaaaatttcgttaaaaataaatcctttataaaataaaacgcGGTTACTCATTGATCTCCTTGAACATGACGGATTCAtggagacaaaaaaattgaaaatatgaaaatggaaaagtgTTGATCAATTTACCTTGTACGCTGACGTGTATTGGTTGGCAGTGTCAATGAAGTCCTGTAATACTGTGGGGTAACACTAGCGGCAGTATCCTCAGGTCTCCTGTGTAGTGTCATAGTTTCGTGAGGAGAAGTAACCAGTTCATCCTCGTTATCCAAATAGTACCTAGACCCTGTGGcacttttacaattttcacactCACTTCTGTAATCATCAGCATCATCGTGCAGCGTTGGCAATGCCTGCATACTGCAGTTGCATGTGAATGATTCGAAACTACCGTCCTGGTTGGCTCCGTTGGATGCCAGTAAAGGCGGTGGTTTTTTATCACAATTACCGACAGCCATGATTCCCTCGAAGGGAGATGCGTCTGTTTGTGATTCGTTAGAATGAGTTGTAGCACTCTCTCTAAAAGAATCTGCATAGAAATCTGCCTGCGTTGCACTGTCTGTGCTGGGTATTGTGGGAGGGGCAGATCTTGGTTGACGCTCTGAGGCAAAATCCATTGGGAGTTCCCCAAACAGAGGGGCAACAGGTTTATTCGCCAAAAAGTCACGTCTTAGCCTCAGATTGCTGCTGGTGGCGAGTGTTCTTGGTATTGTCCGATGTGTCGAGACACTGGCACTGGGTAAAGTGGCTGAGATGGTGAACGCTGAGCCCTGACGTGGGAGAGTCGTGTGATAAGTTTTTGAGGAGTTTTGGTGATTCATTGATGAAGATTGTGTCTGTACACTGTTGCTCGAATGTTGTGAACCAATTTCTGTCAGATTATTCATATTAGTTAGGACAATGGGTGTCGGTAAATTTTCATAGGTACTATTGCCCATGCTGAAACTAGTAGTCGATGAATTATTGTAAAACCCTGGAGAGATAGCATCGCTTTGGGCCTGCTGATGGCAATGAGGGTTTACAGCACTCAGAGGACGACTCCCCGAGACCGATGACGATGGGCTCGCGCCATGGTTGGAGGGAGTCGGGGAATTTCCTGATAAATTTGGGTTTCCAGCTAACAATGTGACATTGGAGTGACTATTGTGCGTCGTCAGGTACGTGTTAGGAAGATTCAGGGGTGACAGCGCGTGTGGAGTCATTGATAAGAGAGCCTGCTCTGCTCTGGCTGCCGCTACTGCTTCCTCGTAGGGCGGTGGAGCCTCTCCACGAGGGAAATAGTTGCCTGGTGGCTTCCACAGGGGGTAGCCTCCTCCGCAGGCCAGGTCATCCATCTGCATGCCATGAGGCAGTCCACCACGCTCCAAGTAACCCATACTACCCAAGGAATGGCTCTCATCACCCAACTGGCGACTCTGTCTTCCTGCTACGCAAACTGATTAATTGATAGATAATCATTGCAAGGTTCTTTGGAGAGTCGGGAGAAAATGGTGCAGAACCTCTTTCAGTCTGTCTCTCAAAAATTTGAATGGGCCTGCTTATCTCTAGTAAAACCCTGCCACGAAAATGAGCAACGAAAAGAAAGCAAAGAAAGAatataaacaatgaaaatataaatatggaACGTAATTTCACCTCGAATTTTGCGTTGCCGAAGTCTGTGAATGAGGAAGAACAGAAGACTGAGAGAGAGAATGGCTGTGAAACAGCTCGCGACCAGTCTCAATCCAAGATCGTAACTAGCAGTGGAATCGCTGCTTCCATCTATCCCATCGGTTTTGTCGTTTGTCACTGAAGACAGTGTATTATCCAGGCATATGAATTCGCAGCATGGAGTGCCGTCCATCCTGAATGATTTGCAGTCTTGCTTAGACATTGGTTTCTAAAAATAGATTGTAGAGAGACGTTAATTGCGCTCATAAATGATCTGCTATCGTCATTAATCCCTTCACTCGAGAGGAATCCACCTCCAAGCGCCCAATATTCACGCACAGTATAATCAAAGTTTGGAGTTCAAGCCGACTAAGGGGGCCTTTAATTTCATTGGATTCTGGAGCTCGACGCCATTATTGGAGTTCTACGCTGTCACTCAAAGGCAACTCGATGCTCGGATTACACTTATGAAGACCACGATGACTCGGATTATCTTTATGAGACGGTGGGGTTTtctactcgtgtagttggcgTTCGTGCCAAGGGGTGCGAGCGAGAAGATTCAATTTTTGGGGGTTTTTCGCAGTAATTATATGCAGAAGAGGATTTTTCGTCTTCTGGGGTCCCAATACAATCCTTTGATCTAAGGTTACACTAATGAGGGAATATCAATCATCTGCGAAGATAACTGCCTCACTTGGGGCTCCTAAAACTGCCCggtttttgaaataataatcataatttttcctcacCTGTGGCAAAGTGCATATGACTTCCTTGCACCACTTGGGATTCCCATTGTCGCAGATGCACACAGTGCAGGGCTCAGGTATGAACAAGTGGCCAGTCTCGTAAGTCCGTCCTTGTGAGTCTTTGCATACACCTCCACCATCAACTTGACCTGTTTTATTATGAAACCCTTTAAATTGTTTTACTCGATAATGTTtatgtgaaaattttctgtgcaACTGTTCATTCTCCTCTGATCATTGACATCCTGAACTAGTTGATAACATGGAAATAGACAATAACATAAATACTCCAGGCTTTTCTTGAGCGCTGCACTTGGCTTCTTGATATTAAAATGATCATGCAATGGGAAATAGTCAATTAAAATGACACAATTATCAGTAACGATTGAGCAATAAATTGAGATGAACATGACTCAGTAAACTCAAGATTGTGGGAGTGATTGTCACAGAGCTTAATGCCCTACTTCCAATCCATAGAAATTGAGATGAAAGTCCTGCTCAagtaaattttcgaaattgtcATGGTCAAAGGTTTTTCAAGAGGAGTTTATTATGGAGTAATAATGATCGTTCAAATGTTTACGTAGAAGTCTTCTGTTTTACTAACCATTGAGATGCAAAGTGAGCGTAAGGACTGCATAGCTGAGGAGGTCACCACTTCTATATCTCATTCTCAGTTTGTTACCTCATCATATCCCTTCGTTGTCGCGTTATCACTACTGCACACAGAGACAGTGATCCCTTTCAGCAGTTACAACGATatctttaattgttaatcaTGTTAACCCAGTCAACACGACTGTTCACTCATTTTGAGTTACACTTTCGCAGTCCTCTGCTGATTTACGTCAATTGTACACCATATTCACCTGGAGATTGGGGGGGCAATCGAGTCCTCGACATCAGGGGGTTATTTTGTAATTGGGGGCAATTGTTTAATTGATGCACTGGGAGCAGGGGAGGTGGTACTTAGTCAGAGGTGAATTTATTTCCGTGGTAGGTAGATTGTAGGCCAACCTAGGCAACCAATTCTTGAATGAGCACAGTGGGACTTGCAGGAGTTGATCGATTTGTAAACTGGGCAACTGGATGGCTGGTGTATCAACTGAGAAGTCGAAGGGTACCGACATCTGTTagaccaaagaggatagactaaaGGAGAGGCTCAGtcctgggggtttgagtgacgccaggcactccacgttaccgacgtgATTTCACCCCAGCGGaaacggggcgccacgagtactactggggtatctgcatatcggccaagtcGGTAAAACCTCAGTAGCAGTCAGTAGCAGTCCCGCTGCTACAGGcgcgggagccgagaaaaatgcgaaaaacaaaaaaatcgactttagaaaattcccggagccctagaaaaatcagaaatggGCTGCCCCAAATGGCATACCACGTAATCCGTGGTAATTCCGTCATTTGTTTTGTCaaatctcatttttttgttgtcaaACCAAAGAATAAATTACCCAACCAATAAAATCATGTAGTTTAAATTATCCCCCTCAGTCGTACCCATTTTGGCTCAAAATCT
This DNA window, taken from Diachasmimorpha longicaudata isolate KC_UGA_2023 chromosome 8, iyDiaLong2, whole genome shotgun sequence, encodes the following:
- the LOC135164973 gene encoding uncharacterized protein LOC135164973 isoform X2, with translation MRYRSGDLLSYAVLTLTLHLNGQVDGGGVCKDSQGRTYETGHLFIPEPCTVCICDNGNPKWCKEVICTLPQKPMSKQDCKSFRMDGTPCCEFICLDNTLSSVTNDKTDGIDGSSDSTASYDLGLRLVASCFTAILSLSLLFFLIHRLRQRKIRAGRQSRQLGDESHSLGSMGYLERGGLPHGMQMDDLACGGGYPLWKPPGNYFPRGEAPPPYEEAVAAARAEQALLSMTPHALSPLNLPNTYLTTHNSHSNVTLLAGNPNLSGNSPTPSNHGASPSSSVSGSRPLSAVNPHCHQQAQSDAISPGFYNNSSTTSFSMGNSTYENLPTPIVLTNMNNLTEIGSQHSSNSVQTQSSSMNHQNSSKTYHTTLPRQGSAFTISATLPSASVSTHRTIPRTLATSSNLRLRRDFLANKPVAPLFGELPMDFASERQPRSAPPTIPSTDSATQADFYADSFRESATTHSNESQTDASPFEGIMAVGNCDKKPPPLLASNGANQDGSFESFTCNCSMQALPTLHDDADDYRSECENCKSATGSRYYLDNEDELVTSPHETMTLHRRPEDTAASVTPQYYRTSLTLPTNTRQRTRTSGGRGNWIMPESSTESSDDD
- the LOC135164973 gene encoding uncharacterized protein LOC135164973 isoform X1; the encoded protein is MRYRSGDLLSYAVLTLTLHLNGQVDGGGVCKDSQGRTYETGHLFIPEPCTVCICDNGNPKWCKEVICTLPQKPMSKQDCKSFRMDGTPCCEFICLDNTLSSVTNDKTDGIDGSSDSTASYDLGLRLVASCFTAILSLSLLFFLIHRLRQRKIRVCVAGRQSRQLGDESHSLGSMGYLERGGLPHGMQMDDLACGGGYPLWKPPGNYFPRGEAPPPYEEAVAAARAEQALLSMTPHALSPLNLPNTYLTTHNSHSNVTLLAGNPNLSGNSPTPSNHGASPSSSVSGSRPLSAVNPHCHQQAQSDAISPGFYNNSSTTSFSMGNSTYENLPTPIVLTNMNNLTEIGSQHSSNSVQTQSSSMNHQNSSKTYHTTLPRQGSAFTISATLPSASVSTHRTIPRTLATSSNLRLRRDFLANKPVAPLFGELPMDFASERQPRSAPPTIPSTDSATQADFYADSFRESATTHSNESQTDASPFEGIMAVGNCDKKPPPLLASNGANQDGSFESFTCNCSMQALPTLHDDADDYRSECENCKSATGSRYYLDNEDELVTSPHETMTLHRRPEDTAASVTPQYYRTSLTLPTNTRQRTRTSGGRGNWIMPESSTESSDDD
- the LOC135164973 gene encoding uncharacterized protein LOC135164973 isoform X3 translates to MRYRSGDLLSYAVLTLTLHLNGQVDGGGVCKDSQGRTYETGHLFIPEPCTVCICDNGNPKWCKEVICTLPQKPMSKQDCKSFRMDGTPCCEFICLDNTLSSVTNDKTDGIDGSSDSTASYDLGLRLVASCFTAILSLSLLFFLIHRLRQRKIRGRQSRQLGDESHSLGSMGYLERGGLPHGMQMDDLACGGGYPLWKPPGNYFPRGEAPPPYEEAVAAARAEQALLSMTPHALSPLNLPNTYLTTHNSHSNVTLLAGNPNLSGNSPTPSNHGASPSSSVSGSRPLSAVNPHCHQQAQSDAISPGFYNNSSTTSFSMGNSTYENLPTPIVLTNMNNLTEIGSQHSSNSVQTQSSSMNHQNSSKTYHTTLPRQGSAFTISATLPSASVSTHRTIPRTLATSSNLRLRRDFLANKPVAPLFGELPMDFASERQPRSAPPTIPSTDSATQADFYADSFRESATTHSNESQTDASPFEGIMAVGNCDKKPPPLLASNGANQDGSFESFTCNCSMQALPTLHDDADDYRSECENCKSATGSRYYLDNEDELVTSPHETMTLHRRPEDTAASVTPQYYRTSLTLPTNTRQRTRTSGGRGNWIMPESSTESSDDD